The Sesamum indicum cultivar Zhongzhi No. 13 linkage group LG2, S_indicum_v1.0, whole genome shotgun sequence genome contains a region encoding:
- the LOC105156264 gene encoding protein PIN-LIKES 2 isoform X2 has translation MQTSHVNETLSLARELENKIELLLRQVGKFCVSFFVEIYDNKMICGRKDIIDAITPLLKLLCLALIGLVLAHQRTQIVPKATFKLLSKLVFALFLPCLIFVHLGQFITLENIKQWWFIPVNVLVSTAVGFGLGVLVVVICQPPTQYTRFAIIMTAFGNTGNLPIAIVGSVCHDEENLFGPDCRKKGVAYVSFAQWVAVILVYTLVYHMMEPPLRYCDLVEDVAEDHEQRPSDQLCRPLLVEAEWPGIEDKETENCKIPFIATIDIPEKEQVNENGNTLRTIGCINAPTVVKKMKIIAEQTPIQHILQPPTVASLLAILVGMVPQIKVLVFGYDAPLAVISDSLEILAGAMVPSVMLILGGMLAEGPDNSKLGIRTTIGIILARLLVLPLIGIGIVVLSEKLHILVDGDQMYKFVILLQYTMPSAILLGAIASLRGYAVSESSALLFWQHLFAVFSLSFYVVIYFKVLL, from the exons ATGCAAACTTCCCATGTAAATgaaactctctctctcgcgCGCGAGCTTGAAAATAAG ATAGAGTTGTTATTGAGACAAGTGGGGAAATTTTGTGTAAGTTTCTTCGTTGAGATATATGATAACAAGATGATATGTGGTAGAAAAGATATAATTGATGCGATCACACCTTTACTAAAGCTACTCTGCCTTGCACTAATCGGCCTAGTTCTTGCACATCAAAGGACTCAAATCGTCCCGAAAGCTACGTTCAAGCTACTCAGCAAGCTCGTGTTTGCTCTTTTCTTGCCCTGCCTAATCTTTGTCCATTTGGGGCAATTCATTACCCTTGAGAACATTAAGCAATGGTGGTTTATTCCTGTTAACGTGTTGGTGAGTACAGCGGTCGGTTTTGGCTTGGGGGTATTAGTTGTAGTGATATGCCAACCACCTACGCAATACACTCGATTTGCTATCATAATGACAGCATTTGGGAATACTGGAAATTTACCTATTGCCATAGTTGGCTCCGTTTGTCATGATGAGGAGAATCTGTTTGGACCTGACTGCAGGAAGAAAGGGGTGGCTTATGTCTCTTTTGCTCAATGGGTTGCTGTGATCCTTGTGTATACTCTCGTTTATCACATGATGGAGCCTCCGCTTAGGTATTGTgatttagtcgaagatgtGGCTGAGGATCACGAGCAACGACCGTCTGATCAGTTGTGTAGACCTCTACTTGTAGAAGCTGAATGGCCAGGTATTGAAGAtaaagaaactgaaaattgcAAGATTCCTTTCATTGCAACGATCGACATCCCAGAAAAAGAACAAGTAAATGAAAATGGGAACACCCTGAGGACCATAGGTTGTATCAACGCTCCTACAGTTGTCAAGAAGATGAAAATTATTGCTGAGCAGACTCCAATCCAGCACATACTTCAGCCGCCAACCGTTGCATCCCTGTTAGCCATTCTAGTCGGCATGGTTCCTCAGATAAAAGTGCTTGTCTTCGGGTATGATGCTCCACTAGCTGTGATCTCCGACAGTTTGGAGATCTTGGCCGGTGCTATGGTCCCGTCCGTAATGCTAATTCTTGGAGGCATGCTTGCTGAGGGTCCAGACAACTCCAAACTTGGTATTCGCACGACTATTGGCATAATTCTGGCAAGACTGCTAGTGCTTCCTCTTATTGGGATAGGGATTGTGGTGCTGTCCGAGAAGCTTCATATTCTTGTAGATGGTGATCAAATGTATAAGTTTGTGATTTTACTGCAGTATACAATGCCGAGTGCGATCTTACTCGGAGCAATTGCCAGTTTGAGGGGTTACGCAGTCAGTGAATCGTCAGCGCTTCTTTTCTGGCAGCACTTGTTTGCGGTCTTCTCCCTCTCATTCTATGTTGTCATATACTTTAAGGTCCTCTTATAG
- the LOC105156264 gene encoding protein PIN-LIKES 2 isoform X1 — protein MVGRSFVGLHLDGWILLHFTLLIELLLRQVGKFCVSFFVEIYDNKMICGRKDIIDAITPLLKLLCLALIGLVLAHQRTQIVPKATFKLLSKLVFALFLPCLIFVHLGQFITLENIKQWWFIPVNVLVSTAVGFGLGVLVVVICQPPTQYTRFAIIMTAFGNTGNLPIAIVGSVCHDEENLFGPDCRKKGVAYVSFAQWVAVILVYTLVYHMMEPPLRYCDLVEDVAEDHEQRPSDQLCRPLLVEAEWPGIEDKETENCKIPFIATIDIPEKEQVNENGNTLRTIGCINAPTVVKKMKIIAEQTPIQHILQPPTVASLLAILVGMVPQIKVLVFGYDAPLAVISDSLEILAGAMVPSVMLILGGMLAEGPDNSKLGIRTTIGIILARLLVLPLIGIGIVVLSEKLHILVDGDQMYKFVILLQYTMPSAILLGAIASLRGYAVSESSALLFWQHLFAVFSLSFYVVIYFKVLL, from the exons ATGGTTGGGAGAAGTTTTGTTGGCTTGCACTTAGATGGCTGGATTCTATTACATTTTACTCTTCTG ATAGAGTTGTTATTGAGACAAGTGGGGAAATTTTGTGTAAGTTTCTTCGTTGAGATATATGATAACAAGATGATATGTGGTAGAAAAGATATAATTGATGCGATCACACCTTTACTAAAGCTACTCTGCCTTGCACTAATCGGCCTAGTTCTTGCACATCAAAGGACTCAAATCGTCCCGAAAGCTACGTTCAAGCTACTCAGCAAGCTCGTGTTTGCTCTTTTCTTGCCCTGCCTAATCTTTGTCCATTTGGGGCAATTCATTACCCTTGAGAACATTAAGCAATGGTGGTTTATTCCTGTTAACGTGTTGGTGAGTACAGCGGTCGGTTTTGGCTTGGGGGTATTAGTTGTAGTGATATGCCAACCACCTACGCAATACACTCGATTTGCTATCATAATGACAGCATTTGGGAATACTGGAAATTTACCTATTGCCATAGTTGGCTCCGTTTGTCATGATGAGGAGAATCTGTTTGGACCTGACTGCAGGAAGAAAGGGGTGGCTTATGTCTCTTTTGCTCAATGGGTTGCTGTGATCCTTGTGTATACTCTCGTTTATCACATGATGGAGCCTCCGCTTAGGTATTGTgatttagtcgaagatgtGGCTGAGGATCACGAGCAACGACCGTCTGATCAGTTGTGTAGACCTCTACTTGTAGAAGCTGAATGGCCAGGTATTGAAGAtaaagaaactgaaaattgcAAGATTCCTTTCATTGCAACGATCGACATCCCAGAAAAAGAACAAGTAAATGAAAATGGGAACACCCTGAGGACCATAGGTTGTATCAACGCTCCTACAGTTGTCAAGAAGATGAAAATTATTGCTGAGCAGACTCCAATCCAGCACATACTTCAGCCGCCAACCGTTGCATCCCTGTTAGCCATTCTAGTCGGCATGGTTCCTCAGATAAAAGTGCTTGTCTTCGGGTATGATGCTCCACTAGCTGTGATCTCCGACAGTTTGGAGATCTTGGCCGGTGCTATGGTCCCGTCCGTAATGCTAATTCTTGGAGGCATGCTTGCTGAGGGTCCAGACAACTCCAAACTTGGTATTCGCACGACTATTGGCATAATTCTGGCAAGACTGCTAGTGCTTCCTCTTATTGGGATAGGGATTGTGGTGCTGTCCGAGAAGCTTCATATTCTTGTAGATGGTGATCAAATGTATAAGTTTGTGATTTTACTGCAGTATACAATGCCGAGTGCGATCTTACTCGGAGCAATTGCCAGTTTGAGGGGTTACGCAGTCAGTGAATCGTCAGCGCTTCTTTTCTGGCAGCACTTGTTTGCGGTCTTCTCCCTCTCATTCTATGTTGTCATATACTTTAAGGTCCTCTTATAG
- the LOC105156264 gene encoding protein PIN-LIKES 2 isoform X3, giving the protein MICGRKDIIDAITPLLKLLCLALIGLVLAHQRTQIVPKATFKLLSKLVFALFLPCLIFVHLGQFITLENIKQWWFIPVNVLVSTAVGFGLGVLVVVICQPPTQYTRFAIIMTAFGNTGNLPIAIVGSVCHDEENLFGPDCRKKGVAYVSFAQWVAVILVYTLVYHMMEPPLRYCDLVEDVAEDHEQRPSDQLCRPLLVEAEWPGIEDKETENCKIPFIATIDIPEKEQVNENGNTLRTIGCINAPTVVKKMKIIAEQTPIQHILQPPTVASLLAILVGMVPQIKVLVFGYDAPLAVISDSLEILAGAMVPSVMLILGGMLAEGPDNSKLGIRTTIGIILARLLVLPLIGIGIVVLSEKLHILVDGDQMYKFVILLQYTMPSAILLGAIASLRGYAVSESSALLFWQHLFAVFSLSFYVVIYFKVLL; this is encoded by the coding sequence ATGATATGTGGTAGAAAAGATATAATTGATGCGATCACACCTTTACTAAAGCTACTCTGCCTTGCACTAATCGGCCTAGTTCTTGCACATCAAAGGACTCAAATCGTCCCGAAAGCTACGTTCAAGCTACTCAGCAAGCTCGTGTTTGCTCTTTTCTTGCCCTGCCTAATCTTTGTCCATTTGGGGCAATTCATTACCCTTGAGAACATTAAGCAATGGTGGTTTATTCCTGTTAACGTGTTGGTGAGTACAGCGGTCGGTTTTGGCTTGGGGGTATTAGTTGTAGTGATATGCCAACCACCTACGCAATACACTCGATTTGCTATCATAATGACAGCATTTGGGAATACTGGAAATTTACCTATTGCCATAGTTGGCTCCGTTTGTCATGATGAGGAGAATCTGTTTGGACCTGACTGCAGGAAGAAAGGGGTGGCTTATGTCTCTTTTGCTCAATGGGTTGCTGTGATCCTTGTGTATACTCTCGTTTATCACATGATGGAGCCTCCGCTTAGGTATTGTgatttagtcgaagatgtGGCTGAGGATCACGAGCAACGACCGTCTGATCAGTTGTGTAGACCTCTACTTGTAGAAGCTGAATGGCCAGGTATTGAAGAtaaagaaactgaaaattgcAAGATTCCTTTCATTGCAACGATCGACATCCCAGAAAAAGAACAAGTAAATGAAAATGGGAACACCCTGAGGACCATAGGTTGTATCAACGCTCCTACAGTTGTCAAGAAGATGAAAATTATTGCTGAGCAGACTCCAATCCAGCACATACTTCAGCCGCCAACCGTTGCATCCCTGTTAGCCATTCTAGTCGGCATGGTTCCTCAGATAAAAGTGCTTGTCTTCGGGTATGATGCTCCACTAGCTGTGATCTCCGACAGTTTGGAGATCTTGGCCGGTGCTATGGTCCCGTCCGTAATGCTAATTCTTGGAGGCATGCTTGCTGAGGGTCCAGACAACTCCAAACTTGGTATTCGCACGACTATTGGCATAATTCTGGCAAGACTGCTAGTGCTTCCTCTTATTGGGATAGGGATTGTGGTGCTGTCCGAGAAGCTTCATATTCTTGTAGATGGTGATCAAATGTATAAGTTTGTGATTTTACTGCAGTATACAATGCCGAGTGCGATCTTACTCGGAGCAATTGCCAGTTTGAGGGGTTACGCAGTCAGTGAATCGTCAGCGCTTCTTTTCTGGCAGCACTTGTTTGCGGTCTTCTCCCTCTCATTCTATGTTGTCATATACTTTAAGGTCCTCTTATAG
- the LOC105156265 gene encoding probable ribose-5-phosphate isomerase 2 has translation MAVAYPHFLVSENHATVEPPKLMGSSAASASCTSVNLTQDDLKKIAAYKAVERVESGMVVGLGTGSTAKHAVDRIAQLLQQGKLKDIVGIPTSKKTHEQAVSLGIPLSDLDSHPVIDLAIDGADEVDPDLNLVKGRGGSLLREKMVESASKKFIVIVDESKLVNHIGGSGLAMPVEVIPFCWKHSLDRLVSLFADAGCEGKLRKCADTGKVYVTDNGNYIIDLYFDREIGDLNVASDTILRLPGIVEHGMFIGLATSVIVAGVDGITVKTKVGSELEVDSFCYNDLRNGF, from the coding sequence ATGGCAGTAGCTTACCCGCATTTCTTGGTCTCCGAGAATCACGCGACGGTTGAGCCACCGAAGCTCATGGGATCATCCGCCGCGTCTGCCTCGTGCACATCTGTCAACTTAACTCAGgatgatttgaaaaagatagCGGCCTATAAAGCCGTGGAGCGCGTCGAATCCGGCATGGTTGTGGGACTCGGCACGGGCTCCACAGCCAAACACGCCGTGGACCGCATTGCGCAGCTTTTACAACAGGGCAAACTCAAAGATATCGTGGGCATACCCACTTCGAAGAAAACCCACGAGCAGGCCGTCTCGTTGGGTATTCCTTTGTCGGATCTCGATTCACATCCTGTTATTGATTTAGCAATTGACGGGGCGGATGAGGTAGACCCGGACCTGAATTTGGTTAAAGGGCGAGGCGGGTCGTTGTTGAGGGAGAAAATGGTGGAATCAGCGAGCAAGAAATTCATCGTCATAGTCGACGAATCGAAATTGGTGAACCATATTGGCGGTAGCGGGTTAGCTATGCCGGTGGAGGTTATTCCGTTCTGCTGGAAGCATTCTTTGGACAGGCTTGTGAGTTTGTTTGCTGACGCGGGCTGCGAGGGGAAGCTCAGGAAATGCGCCGACACAGGAAAAGTTTACGTCACTGATAACGGCAACTATATAATCGACCTGTATTTTGATAGGGAAATTGGCGATCTTAATGTAGCCAGTGATACGATTTTGAGGCTTCCTGGGATTGTTGAGCATGGGATGTTCATTGGGTTGGCCACCTCTGTGATCGTTGCCGGCGTCGATGGCATCACCGTGAAGACTAAAGTTGGGAGTGAACTGGAGGTGGATTCCTTCTGTTACAATGATTTGAGGAATGGGTTTTAG
- the LOC105156266 gene encoding plant UBX domain-containing protein 10, which produces MGDVADKLAYFQAITGLEDTDLCTEILSAHNWDLELAISSITATDNNRPSSSSSASATALANQDPQDVGLVLPSNNNNQPPGLAWKLITLPFSIISGSLGLISGAIGLGMRAAGGVLSYSLSMVGLSRAGRAGTTPLVSVPQSTSEAMDFVSSFERDYGRMRPNFVTEGFMDALQRSRHEYKLLFVYLHSPEHPDTPAFCEGTLCNEMLAAFLNENFVAWGGSVKASEGFKMSNSLKASRFPFCAVVMAATNQRMALLQQAEGPKSLEEMLTLLQKVLEESAPVLVSARIEAEERRNNRRLREEQDAAYRAALEADQARERQRKEEQERLEREAAEAERKRKEEEEARERAAREAAEREAALAKIREEKALSLGAEPEKGPDVTQILVRFPSGERKGRRFHCTATIQSLYDYVDSLGSLEVDGYSLVSNFPRTVYGQEMLSLSLKEAGLHPQASLFVELK; this is translated from the exons ATGGGAGATGTGGCCGATAAATTGGCGTATTTTCAAGCTATTACTGGGCTCGAGGACACCGATTTGTGTACCGAAATTCTCTCCGCCCATAATTGGGACCTCGAGTTAGCCATCTCGTCCATCACCGCCACCGACAACAATCGCCCCTCGTCGTCTTCCTCCGCATCAGCCACTGCACTGGCAAATCAAGACCCGCAAGATGTAGGCCTTGTACTGCCCTCTAACAACAATAATCAACCCCCTGGTCTTGCGTGGAAACTAATAACTCTTCCATTCTCCATAATTTCCGGTAGCTTAGGGTTAATTTCTGGAGCGATTGGATTAGGTATGCGGGCAGCAGGCGGCGTTTTGTCCTATTCCCTAAGCATGGTTGGGCTAAGTCGTGCAGGCCGTGCTGGAACGACGCCTTTGGTGTCGGTGCCTCAGTCAACCTCTGAAGCCATGGATTTTGTCTCCAGTTTTGAGAGGGATTATGGGAGAATGAGGCCGAATTTTGTGACCGAGGGTTTCATGGACGCATTGCAGAGGTCTAGGCACGAATATAAGCTGTTGTTCGTTTACTTGCACTCCCCCGAGCATCCTGATACGCCAGCTTTTTGTGAGGGGACTTTGTGTAATGAGATGTTGGCAGCGTTCTTGAATGAGAATTTTGTGGCATGGGGTGGGAGTGTAAAGGCTAGTGAAGGGTTCAAGATGAGTAATAGTTTGAAGGCATCCAGGTTTCCATTCTGTGCTGTTGTTATGGCAGCAACAAACCAGAGGATGGCATTGCTGCAGCAG GCTGAGGGACCAAAATCTCTTGAAGAAATGTTAACACTATTGCAGAAAGTGCTCGAGGAAAGTGCTCCTGTTCTTGTTTCAGCCAGGATTGAAGccgaagaaagaagaaacaataGGCGTCTGAGAGAGGAACAAGATGCTGCTTATCGAGCAGCACTTGAAGCTGATCAA GCTCGGGAACGCCAGAGAAAAGAAGAGCAGGAGCGGCTGGAACGTGAAGCTGCTGAAGCTgagaggaaaagaaaggaggaggaagaggctcGTGAAAGGGCAGCACGAGAAGCTGCTGAGAGAGAAGCTGCATTAGCTAAGATTCGTGAGGAGAAGGCTTTATCACTTGGTGCTGAACCTGAGAAAGGGCCTGATGTTACTCAG ATATTGGTTCGTTTTCCATCTGGAGAGCGCAAAGGGAGGAGGTTTCATTGTACGGCCACAATACAATCTCTGTATGACTATGTTGATTCTTTAGGTAGCTTAGAAGTTGATGGCTACAGCCTCGTCTCCAACTTTCCTCGCACCGTGTATGGCCAAGAGATGCTCTCTTTGTCCCTGAAAGAAGCCGGGTTACATCCCCAGGCCAGCCTTTTCGTGGAGTTGAAGTAA